The Sphingobacterium bambusae genome includes a window with the following:
- a CDS encoding class I SAM-dependent methyltransferase, producing the protein MDSQATFIEQLSQSIRTEDFIKLSLGNYRGEEAALKNVYVKLVLIKRVLMLSFTYRYQTRDLTKNYSIEEGLSQLQDLLSVSAFRIATLFTASANVVCEWGKQGKWSIRQEKATAKKPTSRSHDESKERRLQQGSKRYLQELRLTDAEGKVYKNAQDKWKQINHYIEILNGMLVDLPQNEQLQVVDMGSGKGYLTFALYDYLRNVLHRDVAVTGVEYRKDLVDFCNEVAQRADFDQLSFVEGSIDSYEPSHALNVLIALHACDTATDDAIAKGIKNNADLIVVAPCCHKQIRREMEKGKAKNELDFLLKHGIFLERQAEMLTDGLRALIMEYYGYQTKVFQFVSDAHTPKNVLVVGVKKGTNAARQAEIKAKIEESKAYFGIGYHHLEKLLG; encoded by the coding sequence ATGGACAGTCAGGCCACATTTATCGAACAACTTTCCCAAAGCATCAGAACTGAAGACTTTATTAAGCTTTCCTTGGGCAATTACCGAGGTGAAGAGGCGGCTTTAAAAAACGTCTATGTTAAGCTGGTTTTGATCAAGCGTGTGTTGATGTTGTCTTTCACCTATCGTTACCAAACGCGTGACCTGACCAAAAATTACAGTATTGAAGAAGGGCTCTCGCAACTACAGGATTTGTTGTCCGTGTCTGCATTTCGGATAGCGACACTCTTTACAGCCTCCGCCAATGTGGTATGCGAATGGGGAAAACAGGGTAAATGGTCGATTAGACAGGAGAAGGCCACCGCAAAAAAGCCGACCTCACGGAGCCATGATGAATCCAAGGAAAGAAGGCTACAGCAAGGAAGCAAGCGTTATTTACAGGAACTGCGCCTAACGGATGCCGAGGGCAAGGTGTACAAGAATGCGCAAGATAAGTGGAAGCAAATAAACCATTACATAGAAATATTGAATGGTATGTTGGTAGATCTACCCCAAAACGAGCAACTACAGGTTGTAGACATGGGTTCGGGAAAGGGATACCTCACTTTTGCGCTTTACGATTACCTCAGGAATGTATTACATAGAGATGTTGCGGTCACGGGGGTGGAGTATCGTAAAGATTTGGTTGATTTTTGCAACGAAGTGGCGCAGCGTGCCGATTTCGATCAGCTGTCCTTTGTGGAAGGAAGCATCGATTCTTATGAGCCTAGCCATGCGTTAAACGTGTTGATCGCCTTACATGCCTGCGACACCGCGACGGACGATGCGATTGCTAAAGGCATTAAAAACAACGCGGATCTCATTGTTGTGGCGCCTTGCTGCCACAAGCAGATTCGCCGGGAGATGGAAAAAGGGAAGGCGAAGAATGAACTGGATTTTTTACTGAAGCATGGTATCTTTTTAGAACGTCAAGCCGAGATGCTGACCGATGGGTTGCGTGCACTCATTATGGAGTATTACGGCTATCAAACAAAGGTTTTTCAGTTTGTCTCCGATGCGCATACGCCTAAAAATGTGTTAGTTGTTGGTGTTAAAAAAGGCACGAATGCTGCACGTCAGGCTGAAATAAAAGCTAAAATCGAAGAAAGTAAGGCATATTTCGGCATTGGTTATCACCATTTGGAGAAATTGTTGGGATAA
- the alaS gene encoding alanine--tRNA ligase, with translation MTSKEIREAYLSFFKSKSHQIVPSAPVVVKNDPTLMFTNAGMNQFKEFFLGEAQPKFARVADTQRCLRVSGKHNDLEEVGIDTYHHTLFEMLGNWSFGDYFKKEAISWAWELLTEVYKLDKDRLYVTIFEGDDKEGLTRDMEAFDFWKALIAEDRILLGNKKDNFWEMGETGPCGPCSEIHFDMRSDAERAAEPGQDLVNADHPQVIEIWNLVFMQYNRLKNGSLEPLPARHIDTGMGFERLVRAIQGKTSNYDTDVFQPIIQYIAGRSGIAYGADEKTDIAMRVLSDHIRAVSFAIADGQLPSNNKAGYVIRRILRRAVRYAYTFLDFKSPFLNELVPLLAKQFEGVFDELIQQQGFVQKVVLEEEVSFLRTLTTGIQRFENYAADHRAVDGDFAFELFDTFGFPIDLTDLLSREKGLTVDMDGFQHALQQQKERSRAATAVDTGDWVVLQDDEESVFVGYDQLEATTQVLKYRKVTAKGKEQYQLVLSVTPFYAEGGGQIGDSGVLISDNNEKTYILDTKKENGLIVHFVQALPISLEGNFKAIVDSAKRQDTENNHSATHLLHAALKSVLGDHVNQKGSLVTQDILRFDVSHFAKITAEEIKQVEDIVNQKIRENIALKEERMVPFQDALDAGVTALFGEKYGDYVRVISFDETFSKELCGGTHVLATGQIGFFKITSESAVAAGVRRIEAITGTQAYAVIREQFELVAKMRDLLNNPKDFVSAVSKLIDDNGDLKKEIENNIRERSLAMKKDLESKFEVIDGVNFLAVQVDLPNADAVKTLAYALKGQVENLFLVIGANFDGKPSLTVAISDELAKARGWNAGTIVKDLAKDIQGGGGGQPFFATAGGKLSAGLSSAIARARDFVK, from the coding sequence ATGACCAGTAAAGAGATACGTGAAGCTTATTTAAGTTTTTTCAAAAGCAAGTCCCATCAAATTGTACCGTCGGCACCTGTTGTCGTGAAGAACGATCCTACCCTGATGTTCACAAACGCAGGAATGAACCAATTTAAAGAGTTCTTTCTCGGTGAAGCACAGCCGAAATTTGCACGCGTGGCCGATACACAACGCTGTTTGCGTGTGTCGGGAAAACACAACGACTTGGAGGAAGTAGGGATTGATACCTATCACCATACCTTGTTCGAGATGTTGGGCAATTGGTCTTTTGGCGATTATTTTAAGAAAGAGGCCATTAGCTGGGCATGGGAATTGTTGACAGAGGTCTATAAACTGGATAAAGACCGTTTGTATGTGACAATTTTCGAGGGCGACGATAAAGAAGGCTTGACACGCGATATGGAAGCTTTCGACTTTTGGAAAGCACTTATTGCGGAAGACCGTATTCTTTTGGGTAATAAAAAGGATAACTTTTGGGAGATGGGCGAGACAGGGCCTTGTGGTCCTTGTTCGGAGATCCATTTTGATATGCGTAGCGATGCCGAACGTGCTGCGGAGCCTGGACAAGATTTGGTAAATGCAGATCATCCACAGGTTATCGAAATTTGGAACTTGGTATTCATGCAATACAATCGGTTGAAGAATGGTTCGCTCGAACCGTTGCCAGCACGACATATCGATACCGGGATGGGATTTGAACGCCTCGTGCGGGCTATCCAAGGCAAGACGTCCAATTATGATACGGATGTTTTTCAGCCTATCATTCAATATATAGCAGGTCGCTCTGGTATTGCTTATGGAGCCGACGAAAAAACGGATATCGCGATGCGTGTACTATCCGATCACATACGTGCGGTAAGTTTTGCCATTGCAGATGGGCAGTTGCCTTCCAATAACAAAGCGGGCTATGTCATCCGTCGTATCCTGCGTCGCGCGGTGCGTTACGCCTATACTTTTTTAGATTTTAAATCGCCATTTTTAAACGAGCTTGTGCCGCTGTTGGCGAAGCAGTTTGAAGGTGTATTTGATGAATTGATACAACAGCAAGGCTTTGTGCAAAAAGTGGTGCTGGAAGAGGAAGTTTCCTTTCTACGTACGCTGACGACTGGTATCCAACGTTTTGAAAACTATGCTGCAGATCACCGTGCCGTGGATGGTGATTTCGCCTTCGAGCTCTTCGATACCTTCGGATTTCCTATTGACCTTACCGACTTATTGTCGCGTGAGAAAGGACTGACCGTGGATATGGATGGATTTCAGCACGCATTGCAACAACAAAAAGAACGCTCGCGTGCAGCCACAGCAGTTGACACGGGTGATTGGGTTGTACTTCAGGATGATGAAGAGAGTGTTTTTGTGGGCTACGATCAATTGGAGGCTACGACACAAGTGCTCAAATATCGCAAAGTAACGGCGAAAGGAAAGGAACAATATCAACTTGTTCTCTCTGTAACGCCTTTTTATGCGGAAGGCGGTGGACAGATAGGTGATTCCGGTGTGTTGATATCTGACAATAACGAAAAAACATATATACTCGATACGAAAAAAGAGAATGGATTGATCGTGCATTTTGTACAGGCGCTACCCATCAGTTTGGAAGGAAACTTTAAAGCGATAGTCGACAGCGCGAAACGCCAAGATACAGAAAACAACCACTCTGCAACGCACTTGCTACATGCTGCATTGAAGTCCGTGTTGGGCGACCATGTTAATCAAAAAGGTTCGTTGGTTACGCAGGATATTTTGCGCTTTGATGTATCGCATTTTGCTAAAATCACAGCAGAAGAAATCAAACAGGTAGAAGACATCGTGAACCAGAAGATACGTGAAAATATTGCGTTGAAGGAAGAACGCATGGTGCCTTTTCAGGATGCATTAGATGCTGGCGTTACGGCTCTTTTTGGTGAAAAGTATGGCGACTATGTTCGCGTGATTTCCTTTGATGAAACGTTCTCCAAGGAGCTTTGTGGCGGTACCCATGTCCTTGCTACCGGACAAATTGGGTTTTTCAAGATCACTTCTGAGTCAGCAGTGGCAGCGGGTGTACGTCGTATCGAGGCTATCACCGGCACACAGGCCTACGCTGTCATTCGCGAGCAGTTTGAACTTGTGGCCAAGATGCGCGACTTGTTGAACAATCCCAAAGATTTCGTTTCGGCGGTCTCGAAATTGATCGATGACAATGGTGATCTGAAGAAGGAAATCGAAAACAATATACGGGAGCGTTCGCTCGCGATGAAGAAAGACCTCGAGTCTAAATTTGAAGTAATCGATGGGGTGAATTTCTTAGCGGTACAGGTGGATCTTCCGAATGCTGATGCCGTGAAAACATTGGCTTACGCGTTGAAGGGCCAAGTAGAAAACCTGTTCTTGGTAATCGGCGCTAATTTTGATGGTAAGCCAAGCCTTACTGTCGCTATCTCGGACGAGCTCGCTAAAGCCCGTGGCTGGAATGCGGGGACTATTGTGAAGGATCTGGCAAAAGATATCCAAGGAGGTGGCGGTGGACAACCATTTTTTGCGACCGCTGGTGGTAAACTAAGTGCTGGACTGTCATCTGCCATTGCTAGAGCACGGGATTTTGTAAAATAA
- a CDS encoding SRPBCC family protein encodes MTIIQNNIDINKPVAEVYAFLADLNNHEQLMPENIYNWSSTADEASFTIKNMAKLALKISQRIEHKELVCVPSTEAPFAMTLRWKLDEKSADLTNATFVIEAELNMMMKMMASGPLQKLVDHQVSKLKELLG; translated from the coding sequence ATGACTATCATTCAAAACAATATTGACATCAACAAACCCGTCGCTGAGGTTTACGCCTTTTTAGCTGATTTGAACAATCACGAGCAGCTGATGCCTGAGAATATCTACAATTGGTCTTCCACGGCAGATGAGGCGAGTTTCACGATCAAGAACATGGCCAAATTGGCCCTCAAGATTAGTCAGCGCATCGAACATAAGGAATTGGTTTGTGTGCCATCTACAGAGGCTCCATTTGCAATGACGTTACGCTGGAAACTAGATGAAAAATCGGCCGATCTAACGAATGCTACATTCGTTATTGAAGCAGAGCTCAATATGATGATGAAGATGATGGCTTCCGGCCCACTGCAAAAACTAGTGGATCATCAGGTAAGTAAATTGAAAGAACTTTTGGGGTAG
- a CDS encoding response regulator transcription factor yields MSANQKILVVDDEHDIVDLIAYNLTKEGYQVYQAHNGREGIDMAKQVNPDLIILDVMMPEMDGIEACRLMRSMPEFKHTFMVFLTARSEEYSEIAGFNVGADDYIAKPIKPRALMSRINAILRRNTAEAEISSGDKLEIMDLVIDRDSFLVYRDTDRITLAKKEFELLYLLASKPNKVFTREQILKAIWEDSVVVTNRTIDVHIRKLREKIGENYVATVKGVGYKFELN; encoded by the coding sequence ATGAGCGCCAACCAGAAAATACTAGTGGTAGATGATGAGCACGATATCGTTGATTTGATAGCGTATAATCTCACAAAAGAAGGATATCAAGTTTATCAGGCCCACAATGGTAGAGAAGGCATCGATATGGCTAAACAGGTCAACCCAGATTTGATTATTTTGGATGTGATGATGCCCGAAATGGACGGTATAGAAGCCTGTCGTTTGATGCGTTCTATGCCCGAGTTTAAGCATACGTTCATGGTGTTTTTGACCGCTCGTAGCGAGGAGTATTCCGAAATTGCGGGTTTCAATGTCGGTGCTGACGATTATATCGCGAAACCGATCAAACCCCGTGCGCTGATGAGCCGCATTAACGCAATCCTAAGACGCAATACCGCGGAGGCAGAGATTAGTAGCGGTGATAAGTTGGAGATTATGGATTTGGTGATCGATCGGGATTCATTCCTGGTGTATCGCGACACCGATCGTATTACCTTGGCGAAAAAAGAATTTGAACTACTTTACCTATTGGCCTCTAAGCCCAATAAGGTGTTTACACGCGAGCAGATATTAAAAGCTATCTGGGAAGATTCAGTCGTCGTGACAAACAGAACCATTGATGTGCATATCCGCAAGCTGCGGGAGAAGATTGGTGAAAATTATGTGGCTACGGTGAAAGGGGTAGGTTACAAGTTTGAATTGAATTAA
- a CDS encoding TlpA disulfide reductase family protein, whose product MRGLFLSLLSAVYALSSCTNSDVIHVSGHIDNPGNVKVVAFYEGDRKLDSVFLADGNRFTFEREATQPRLLSLAIGNNKYPVILSPGEKLTFVADMHQPENYTVEGSGLSTALKDFAPYKRRKEYVQDSLQGAFAKATLNKSAEEIESLRFDYLAEFKSKLALYTRQAVGFAKAQPNLAGFYAISTLDPDVAEAEILAYAEEIDAKFPDNRYVSQFKEEAKKLKRLAVGQPAPNIASFTPNNKSVNLSDFRGKYVLVDFWASWCAPCRQENPNIVKQYQAFKDKNFTVLGVSLDNNPGSWMRAIEDDKLEWMQVSDLQAWSSSLITDYRIKAIPTSYLLDPDGLIIAKNLRGKELERFLEKTLN is encoded by the coding sequence ATGAGAGGACTTTTTCTGAGCTTGTTGAGTGCAGTATATGCGCTGTCGAGTTGTACTAATAGTGATGTTATCCACGTTTCTGGACATATCGATAACCCCGGAAATGTAAAGGTTGTTGCTTTCTACGAAGGCGATCGGAAATTGGATTCGGTGTTTCTTGCAGATGGGAATAGATTTACTTTCGAACGTGAAGCGACACAACCACGATTGCTTTCTTTGGCGATAGGAAACAATAAATATCCGGTTATTCTAAGCCCTGGAGAGAAATTGACCTTTGTTGCGGATATGCATCAACCAGAGAATTATACGGTAGAAGGGTCTGGACTATCGACGGCCTTGAAAGACTTTGCGCCCTATAAACGGCGCAAGGAGTATGTGCAGGACTCCCTGCAGGGGGCTTTTGCGAAGGCAACCTTGAACAAATCTGCGGAAGAGATAGAAAGCCTTCGCTTTGATTATCTTGCCGAATTTAAATCTAAATTGGCACTATACACGAGGCAGGCCGTTGGCTTTGCGAAAGCACAGCCCAACTTGGCAGGTTTTTACGCAATTAGTACGTTGGATCCGGATGTGGCAGAAGCGGAAATATTAGCCTATGCTGAAGAGATTGATGCTAAATTTCCAGACAATAGGTATGTTTCTCAATTTAAGGAAGAGGCCAAGAAGTTGAAGCGTTTGGCAGTAGGACAGCCTGCGCCTAATATTGCGTCGTTTACCCCCAACAATAAATCGGTAAATCTATCGGATTTTAGAGGGAAATATGTACTGGTAGATTTTTGGGCATCCTGGTGTGCTCCTTGTCGACAGGAAAACCCGAATATTGTCAAACAGTATCAGGCATTCAAAGACAAGAACTTTACGGTCTTAGGCGTATCCCTGGATAACAATCCGGGCAGTTGGATGCGGGCGATCGAGGATGATAAATTGGAGTGGATGCAGGTGTCGGACTTGCAGGCTTGGAGCTCGTCCTTGATTACAGACTATCGGATCAAGGCTATACCAACTTCTTACCTACTGGATCCGGATGGCCTCATTATAGCTAAGAATTTACGGGGTAAAGAGCTGGAGCGTTTCCTCGAGAAAACATTAAATTAA
- a CDS encoding Cof-type HAD-IIB family hydrolase has translation MQYPTIKAVFFDIDGTLLSFNTHEVPASTKDAIKLLQDQGIKVIVSTGRSINSIEHIKYLDFDGFITFNGGYCVTVDGEVLFKQALHADDIQAVLDYTKEKPLSFSFMSEKEITIFDVTPEIAGMYAHLNLPVPPLVDKEKVDINSILQTNIFLGPEDEQAFMNAVMPNSVASRWTPLFADVNPMGQSKQVGIDIFCKHFGIDLSQTMAFGDGGNDITMLQHVGIGVAMGNANPEVKAIADHITTDVDHDGIWQALKHFHLI, from the coding sequence ATGCAGTACCCAACAATCAAGGCCGTTTTTTTTGACATTGACGGCACCCTGCTGAGCTTCAACACACATGAAGTTCCAGCATCTACAAAAGACGCGATCAAATTGCTTCAGGATCAAGGAATTAAAGTTATTGTTTCCACCGGACGTTCGATCAACAGCATAGAGCACATTAAATATTTGGACTTCGATGGCTTTATAACTTTTAATGGTGGCTATTGTGTCACCGTAGACGGCGAAGTCCTCTTCAAACAGGCCTTGCATGCAGACGACATCCAAGCGGTATTGGATTACACGAAGGAGAAACCGCTCAGTTTCTCTTTTATGTCCGAAAAGGAAATAACAATTTTTGATGTAACGCCTGAAATTGCAGGTATGTATGCACACTTAAACCTACCCGTCCCCCCTTTAGTGGACAAAGAAAAAGTCGACATAAATAGTATTTTGCAGACCAACATATTTCTAGGCCCGGAAGACGAGCAAGCGTTTATGAACGCTGTCATGCCCAACTCGGTCGCCTCGCGTTGGACCCCGCTTTTTGCAGATGTCAACCCTATGGGACAAAGTAAGCAAGTGGGCATAGATATCTTCTGTAAACATTTCGGTATAGACTTATCCCAAACCATGGCTTTCGGTGACGGTGGAAACGACATCACGATGCTGCAGCATGTGGGCATTGGGGTAGCCATGGGCAACGCCAATCCCGAAGTGAAGGCCATTGCCGATCATATCACCACAGATGTCGATCATGACGGTATTTGGCAAGCCTTAAAGCACTTTCACCTGATCTAA
- a CDS encoding exonuclease domain-containing protein yields the protein MELQLKRPLAFFDLETTGVNIAVDRIVELCILKVLPDGVEEVLTMRINPGMPIPAESSMFHGIYDEDVKDLPFFRQRAEEVRAFLGDSDLAGYNSNKFDVPMLMEEFLRAGVDFSLEGRAFVDVQNIFHQMEQRTLKAAYRFYCDSNLDNAHTAEADVRATYEVLKAQLTKYEGAAYEDKHGNVSTPVVNDVPALHKFTNLSNPVDFAGRLVYDEDGDPCINFGKHKGKKVTHVFEVEPSYYAWMQNGDFPLYTKKVLEGLWNSFRNQRKEQRDAVAAASAEKKKEAQKEQQPKPEHKSKPITSDMLKQLQGKFGK from the coding sequence ATGGAATTACAGCTAAAACGGCCATTGGCCTTTTTCGATTTAGAGACTACGGGCGTAAATATCGCGGTGGATCGTATTGTCGAATTATGCATATTAAAAGTATTGCCAGATGGGGTAGAGGAAGTGTTGACGATGCGAATCAATCCGGGGATGCCTATTCCGGCAGAATCATCGATGTTCCACGGTATTTACGATGAAGATGTAAAGGATCTTCCGTTTTTTCGACAACGAGCTGAAGAGGTGCGTGCATTTTTAGGTGATTCGGATCTAGCCGGCTACAATTCGAACAAGTTTGATGTGCCGATGCTGATGGAAGAGTTTCTGCGTGCTGGGGTTGATTTTTCGTTGGAGGGACGCGCTTTTGTCGATGTACAAAATATCTTTCACCAAATGGAACAGCGAACGCTGAAAGCAGCCTACAGATTCTATTGTGATAGCAATTTGGATAATGCGCATACCGCAGAGGCGGATGTGCGGGCCACCTACGAAGTACTTAAGGCGCAGCTTACAAAATATGAAGGCGCAGCTTACGAAGATAAACATGGCAATGTGTCGACACCTGTCGTCAATGATGTGCCTGCATTGCACAAGTTTACTAACCTGAGCAATCCAGTGGATTTTGCAGGTCGATTGGTGTATGATGAGGATGGCGATCCTTGTATAAATTTCGGTAAACATAAAGGAAAAAAGGTTACCCACGTGTTTGAGGTGGAACCGAGCTACTATGCTTGGATGCAGAATGGTGACTTTCCATTGTACACAAAAAAGGTGCTTGAAGGGCTTTGGAATAGTTTCCGTAATCAACGTAAAGAACAACGGGATGCCGTTGCGGCGGCAAGTGCCGAGAAGAAAAAAGAAGCCCAAAAAGAACAGCAACCGAAGCCAGAGCATAAGTCTAAGCCGATTACATCGGATATGTTAAAGCAGTTGCAGGGCAAATTTGGTAAGTAA
- the pyrE gene encoding orotate phosphoribosyltransferase, whose amino-acid sequence MNNLNEVEQKIAESLLQIKAIKLQPKNPFTWASGWKSPIYCDNRITLSHPAIRTYIRQKLSQLIQEEFGTVEMISGVATAGIPQGVLVAQDLGLPFTYVRSSAKGHGRQNLIEGEVVSGQRVVVIEDLISTGKSSLQAVEALREAGCNVVGLVSIFTYGLDVAVNNFAEAKCPFFSLCNYDALIKVAVTNSYVLESDVALLEQWRRDPSNWTGE is encoded by the coding sequence ATGAATAATTTAAATGAGGTTGAACAAAAAATTGCTGAATCCTTATTGCAAATTAAAGCAATAAAATTACAACCTAAAAACCCTTTTACATGGGCTTCGGGTTGGAAGTCGCCAATTTATTGTGATAACCGTATAACCTTATCACATCCCGCTATCCGTACATATATCCGCCAGAAGCTTTCTCAATTGATTCAAGAAGAGTTTGGAACGGTTGAAATGATTTCTGGAGTGGCTACAGCAGGAATACCACAGGGTGTTTTGGTAGCGCAAGATTTGGGTTTGCCTTTTACCTATGTGCGCAGCAGCGCAAAAGGGCATGGCCGTCAAAACTTGATTGAAGGAGAAGTAGTCAGTGGCCAACGTGTAGTTGTAATCGAAGATTTAATCTCTACCGGGAAAAGCAGTCTACAAGCGGTGGAAGCGCTTCGCGAAGCAGGTTGTAACGTCGTTGGCTTAGTTTCTATCTTCACCTATGGATTGGATGTTGCTGTAAATAATTTCGCTGAAGCGAAATGTCCATTTTTCAGCCTTTGTAACTACGATGCCCTAATCAAAGTGGCCGTAACCAACAGCTATGTGTTGGAATCGGATGTAGCGCTTTTGGAACAATGGAGACGTGATCCATCAAATTGGACCGGGGAATAA
- a CDS encoding NUDIX hydrolase, with the protein MNESQLILADFVPKKLSIVQTIGLQDIDLEKLFQASKNKASKDTTYLYVHPEAEKVFKAILQKSNIIKAAGGIVKNGDGEYLFIHRLGKWDLPKGKVEDNEKMRDAAVREVEEECGIKINYLGAKLHTTYHTYIMRGKFVLKQTNWYDMGVNKSPKLIPQLEEDITEARWISPEDLDTVKENTYPLIAQLIKTL; encoded by the coding sequence ATGAACGAATCTCAGCTAATTTTAGCAGATTTCGTTCCTAAAAAACTGTCTATTGTTCAAACAATTGGTTTACAAGATATTGACCTCGAAAAACTTTTCCAAGCCTCGAAAAATAAAGCCAGTAAAGACACGACCTATCTCTACGTACACCCTGAGGCTGAGAAGGTTTTTAAAGCCATCTTGCAAAAAAGCAACATCATAAAAGCCGCTGGCGGCATCGTCAAAAATGGTGACGGCGAATACTTGTTTATACATCGATTGGGAAAGTGGGATCTTCCAAAGGGTAAAGTGGAGGATAATGAAAAAATGAGAGACGCTGCCGTTAGGGAGGTAGAAGAAGAATGTGGCATTAAAATAAACTACCTCGGCGCCAAACTTCATACGACCTATCATACCTATATCATGCGTGGAAAATTTGTGCTTAAGCAAACGAATTGGTATGATATGGGTGTCAATAAATCCCCCAAATTAATTCCGCAATTGGAGGAAGACATCACTGAAGCTCGGTGGATCAGTCCGGAGGATCTTGACACCGTCAAAGAGAATACCTACCCCCTAATCGCACAACTCATCAAAACACTATAG
- the trxB gene encoding thioredoxin-disulfide reductase, translating to MTNTAEIEHLKCVIIGSGPAGYTAAIYAARADMKPVVYTGIVPGGQLTQTTEVDNFPGYPQGITGPVMMEDLKAQAERFGTDVRFGYATKVELSADGGEHKVQIDGNKWLTAETVIIATGATAKWLGLPSEEKYNGFGVSACAVCDGFFFKGQDVAIVGAGDTAAEEATYLAKLCRKVYMLVRRDEFRASKAMVHRVMNTANIEVLYNTETEEILGNEQGVNGVRVSNNETNEKRILDVTGFFVAIGHKPNTELFQGVLEMDETGYLITKADSTATNIPGVFACGDVQDHVYRQAITAAGTGCMAALEAERYLAAKESVV from the coding sequence ATGACAAATACAGCAGAAATAGAACACTTGAAGTGTGTGATCATTGGTTCTGGTCCAGCGGGATATACCGCGGCTATCTATGCGGCTCGCGCAGATATGAAGCCTGTCGTGTATACAGGGATTGTTCCTGGAGGACAGTTGACACAGACTACCGAGGTTGATAACTTTCCGGGCTACCCACAAGGGATTACTGGCCCTGTGATGATGGAAGATTTGAAAGCACAGGCCGAGCGATTTGGGACGGATGTACGTTTTGGTTATGCCACTAAAGTGGAACTGTCTGCCGATGGTGGTGAACATAAGGTGCAGATTGATGGCAACAAGTGGTTGACGGCGGAAACGGTTATTATCGCTACCGGAGCAACGGCGAAGTGGTTGGGTCTTCCTTCGGAAGAGAAGTACAACGGCTTTGGCGTATCGGCATGTGCCGTTTGTGATGGTTTCTTCTTCAAAGGACAGGATGTGGCTATCGTCGGTGCTGGCGACACGGCGGCGGAAGAAGCTACCTACCTAGCCAAGTTGTGTAGAAAGGTATATATGCTTGTACGTCGTGATGAATTCCGCGCTTCCAAAGCGATGGTGCATCGCGTGATGAACACCGCTAATATCGAAGTGCTGTATAACACGGAGACCGAAGAGATTTTAGGAAATGAGCAAGGGGTGAATGGTGTACGTGTGTCCAACAACGAAACGAACGAGAAGCGTATTTTAGATGTTACTGGATTTTTTGTCGCTATCGGTCACAAGCCAAACACCGAGCTTTTCCAAGGGGTATTGGAGATGGATGAGACAGGTTATTTGATTACTAAAGCTGATAGTACAGCGACAAACATACCAGGTGTCTTCGCTTGCGGAGATGTACAGGATCACGTTTACCGTCAAGCGATTACTGCGGCGGGGACGGGATGTATGGCGGCGCTGGAAGCAGAACGCTATCTTGCCGCTAAAGAAAGCGTTGTATAA